The Bombus affinis isolate iyBomAffi1 chromosome 17, iyBomAffi1.2, whole genome shotgun sequence genome includes a region encoding these proteins:
- the LOC126926004 gene encoding N-terminal Xaa-Pro-Lys N-methyltransferase 1 isoform X3 has protein sequence MLGGFGFISQIDIKGSTKFLKALFEFVLFQLKNPPLKTYALDCGAGIGRITKNLLLNHFKHVDLVEQNLKFLEVAKTCLKSHSTRICNYYPIGLQNFCFTTKYDVIWCQWVLGHLKHDDLIEFFKKCSSGLKSNGVIVIKENVTSSENLEIDTKDSSVTRPLSEFYRIFQESNLACIKEEKQHKFPHGLYPVYMFALKSDNKLQTSM, from the exons ATGCTTGGAGGTTTTGGATTTATTTCTCAAATTGATATAAAGGGATCCACAAAATTTTTAAAGGCTTTGTTTGAG TTTGTTTTATTTCAGTTAAAAAATCCTCCATTGAAGACATATGCATTAGATTGTGGTGCAGGCATAGGAAGGATAACtaagaatttattattaaatcattTTAAACATGTTGACTTAGTGGagcaaaatttaaaatttctagAAGTAGCTAAAACATGTTTGAAAAGTCATTCAACAAGAATTTGCAACTATTATCCAATTG GACTACAAAACTTTTGTTTTACTACCAAGTATGATGTCATTTGGTGCCAATGGGTTTTGGGTCATTTAAAGCATGATGATTTgatagaattttttaaaaagtgTTC GAGTGGCCTAAAATCTAATGGTGTAATAGTGATTAAAGAAAATGTGACCAGTTCTGAAAATTTGGAGATTGATACAAAGGATTCATCAGTGACACGACCTCTTTCTGAATTCTATCGTATATTTCAGGAATCTAATTTAGCTTGTATAAAGGAAGAAAAACAACATAAATTTCCACATGGATTGTACCCAGTTTACATGTTTGCTTTAAAGTCAGATAACAAACTTCAAACCTCAATGTAA
- the LOC126926004 gene encoding N-terminal Xaa-Pro-Lys N-methyltransferase 1 isoform X4, with the protein MLGGFGFISQIDIKGSTKFLKALFELKNPPLKTYALDCGAGIGRITKNLLLNHFKHVDLVEQNLKFLEVAKTCLKSHSTRICNYYPIGLQNFCFTTKYDVIWCQWVLGHLKHDDLIEFFKKCSSGLKSNGVIVIKENVTSSENLEIDTKDSSVTRPLSEFYRIFQESNLACIKEEKQHKFPHGLYPVYMFALKSDNKLQTSM; encoded by the exons ATGCTTGGAGGTTTTGGATTTATTTCTCAAATTGATATAAAGGGATCCACAAAATTTTTAAAGGCTTTGTTTGAG TTAAAAAATCCTCCATTGAAGACATATGCATTAGATTGTGGTGCAGGCATAGGAAGGATAACtaagaatttattattaaatcattTTAAACATGTTGACTTAGTGGagcaaaatttaaaatttctagAAGTAGCTAAAACATGTTTGAAAAGTCATTCAACAAGAATTTGCAACTATTATCCAATTG GACTACAAAACTTTTGTTTTACTACCAAGTATGATGTCATTTGGTGCCAATGGGTTTTGGGTCATTTAAAGCATGATGATTTgatagaattttttaaaaagtgTTC GAGTGGCCTAAAATCTAATGGTGTAATAGTGATTAAAGAAAATGTGACCAGTTCTGAAAATTTGGAGATTGATACAAAGGATTCATCAGTGACACGACCTCTTTCTGAATTCTATCGTATATTTCAGGAATCTAATTTAGCTTGTATAAAGGAAGAAAAACAACATAAATTTCCACATGGATTGTACCCAGTTTACATGTTTGCTTTAAAGTCAGATAACAAACTTCAAACCTCAATGTAA
- the LOC126926004 gene encoding N-terminal Xaa-Pro-Lys N-methyltransferase 1 isoform X2: MYYLSSPKMEKEESTLEGHEFYTAAVKYWEHVPPTIDGMLGGFGFISQIDIKGSTKFLKALFELKNPPLKTYALDCGAGIGRITKNLLLNHFKHVDLVEQNLKFLEVAKTCLKSHSTRICNYYPIGLQNFCFTTKYDVIWCQWVLGHLKHDDLIEFFKKCSSGLKSNGVIVIKENVTSSENLEIDTKDSSVTRPLSEFYRIFQESNLACIKEEKQHKFPHGLYPVYMFALKSDNKLQTSM; encoded by the exons ATGTATTATTTATCATCACCAAagatggaaaaagaagaaagtacaCTCGAAGGGCATGAATTTTATACAGCAGCTGTCAAATACTGGGAACATGTTCCACCTACAATAGATGGAATGCTTGGAGGTTTTGGATTTATTTCTCAAATTGATATAAAGGGATCCACAAAATTTTTAAAGGCTTTGTTTGAG TTAAAAAATCCTCCATTGAAGACATATGCATTAGATTGTGGTGCAGGCATAGGAAGGATAACtaagaatttattattaaatcattTTAAACATGTTGACTTAGTGGagcaaaatttaaaatttctagAAGTAGCTAAAACATGTTTGAAAAGTCATTCAACAAGAATTTGCAACTATTATCCAATTG GACTACAAAACTTTTGTTTTACTACCAAGTATGATGTCATTTGGTGCCAATGGGTTTTGGGTCATTTAAAGCATGATGATTTgatagaattttttaaaaagtgTTC GAGTGGCCTAAAATCTAATGGTGTAATAGTGATTAAAGAAAATGTGACCAGTTCTGAAAATTTGGAGATTGATACAAAGGATTCATCAGTGACACGACCTCTTTCTGAATTCTATCGTATATTTCAGGAATCTAATTTAGCTTGTATAAAGGAAGAAAAACAACATAAATTTCCACATGGATTGTACCCAGTTTACATGTTTGCTTTAAAGTCAGATAACAAACTTCAAACCTCAATGTAA
- the LOC126926004 gene encoding N-terminal Xaa-Pro-Lys N-methyltransferase 1 isoform X1, translating into MYYLSSPKMEKEESTLEGHEFYTAAVKYWEHVPPTIDGMLGGFGFISQIDIKGSTKFLKALFEFVLFQLKNPPLKTYALDCGAGIGRITKNLLLNHFKHVDLVEQNLKFLEVAKTCLKSHSTRICNYYPIGLQNFCFTTKYDVIWCQWVLGHLKHDDLIEFFKKCSSGLKSNGVIVIKENVTSSENLEIDTKDSSVTRPLSEFYRIFQESNLACIKEEKQHKFPHGLYPVYMFALKSDNKLQTSM; encoded by the exons ATGTATTATTTATCATCACCAAagatggaaaaagaagaaagtacaCTCGAAGGGCATGAATTTTATACAGCAGCTGTCAAATACTGGGAACATGTTCCACCTACAATAGATGGAATGCTTGGAGGTTTTGGATTTATTTCTCAAATTGATATAAAGGGATCCACAAAATTTTTAAAGGCTTTGTTTGAG TTTGTTTTATTTCAGTTAAAAAATCCTCCATTGAAGACATATGCATTAGATTGTGGTGCAGGCATAGGAAGGATAACtaagaatttattattaaatcattTTAAACATGTTGACTTAGTGGagcaaaatttaaaatttctagAAGTAGCTAAAACATGTTTGAAAAGTCATTCAACAAGAATTTGCAACTATTATCCAATTG GACTACAAAACTTTTGTTTTACTACCAAGTATGATGTCATTTGGTGCCAATGGGTTTTGGGTCATTTAAAGCATGATGATTTgatagaattttttaaaaagtgTTC GAGTGGCCTAAAATCTAATGGTGTAATAGTGATTAAAGAAAATGTGACCAGTTCTGAAAATTTGGAGATTGATACAAAGGATTCATCAGTGACACGACCTCTTTCTGAATTCTATCGTATATTTCAGGAATCTAATTTAGCTTGTATAAAGGAAGAAAAACAACATAAATTTCCACATGGATTGTACCCAGTTTACATGTTTGCTTTAAAGTCAGATAACAAACTTCAAACCTCAATGTAA